From Vibrio artabrorum, a single genomic window includes:
- a CDS encoding thiamine phosphate synthase yields MTVKILIPPQNIELTGEVQSCLLVAKRQGLATDAVELGVSPTQYFSILDDQQALSIGFAHDVDSLAECRSSELDHIVDYSHSVALADVRDALVQTPNTIYIAVLDDSAVLDIWSQLDANRAIKSENPAHQALDNHGHFAWLVTLLALEFPLEDALVLARSASNVSRGTWPANYQTFPIPVLEDERLDISVGWAYQGTSLSFPELSKSSLGLYPVVDDVEWIERLLKLGINTVQLRIKNSQQTDLEQQIARSIELGREHNAQVFINDYWQLALKHDAFGVHLGQEDIEESNLSQLSQAGIKIGLSTHGYYELLRIVQINPSYIALGHIFPTTTKQMPSKPQGLVCLSLYQQLIDTIPYTEELTGYPTVAIGGIDQSTAAQVWSCGVSSLAVVRAITLAEDPKQVIEFFEALMADSSTGPANEVTRELSHAE; encoded by the coding sequence ATGACAGTGAAGATTCTTATCCCACCTCAAAATATTGAGCTAACGGGAGAGGTGCAAAGCTGTCTGCTGGTTGCTAAGCGACAAGGCTTGGCAACCGATGCAGTTGAGTTGGGTGTCAGCCCGACTCAATACTTCTCTATCCTTGATGATCAGCAGGCGTTATCTATTGGCTTTGCTCATGATGTTGATTCATTGGCGGAGTGTCGCTCAAGTGAGCTTGATCATATCGTTGATTACAGTCATTCAGTGGCGCTAGCCGATGTCCGCGATGCCTTGGTACAAACTCCGAATACCATCTATATCGCTGTCTTGGATGACTCAGCTGTATTGGATATCTGGTCACAGCTAGATGCTAATCGTGCTATCAAGAGTGAAAATCCAGCTCATCAAGCGTTAGATAATCACGGCCACTTTGCCTGGTTAGTTACTTTGTTGGCATTGGAGTTCCCATTAGAAGATGCACTGGTTTTAGCTCGCTCAGCATCTAATGTTTCACGTGGAACATGGCCTGCAAACTACCAAACCTTTCCTATTCCTGTTCTAGAAGACGAGCGACTGGATATTAGTGTTGGTTGGGCGTACCAAGGAACCTCACTTTCATTTCCTGAACTGAGTAAGAGTAGCCTAGGACTATACCCAGTAGTTGATGATGTCGAGTGGATCGAAAGGCTGCTCAAGCTTGGAATCAACACCGTTCAATTGCGTATTAAGAACTCGCAGCAAACCGATTTAGAACAACAAATCGCACGATCTATCGAACTCGGTAGAGAGCACAACGCACAGGTTTTTATCAATGACTATTGGCAATTGGCACTTAAGCATGATGCTTTTGGTGTTCATTTGGGGCAAGAGGACATCGAAGAATCCAACCTATCTCAACTGAGTCAAGCTGGTATTAAGATCGGTCTCTCGACTCATGGCTATTACGAGTTGCTACGTATTGTGCAAATCAACCCAAGCTATATTGCGCTGGGGCATATATTCCCAACCACCACTAAGCAGATGCCATCGAAGCCTCAAGGGCTTGTGTGTTTATCTCTCTATCAGCAGCTGATTGATACTATCCCATACACAGAAGAACTCACCGGTTATCCGACGGTTGCGATTGGTGGAATTGACCAGTCGACGGCTGCACAGGTGTGGAGTTGTGGGGTATCGAGCCTTGCTGTTGTACGTGCGATTACGTTAGCCGAAGACCCAAAACAAGTGATTGAGTTCTTCGAAGCATTAATGGCTGACAGTTCTACAGGTCCTGCTAATGAGGTAACTCGGGAGCTAAGTCATGCTGAGTGA
- a CDS encoding HesA/MoeB/ThiF family protein: MLSDFEFIRYQRQIALPEVGEQGQRNLLDSHVLVIGCGGLGNAAALYLAASGVGKIVLVDDDCVDSSNLQRQVAFKESQLGSPKVEALKQQLSELNGRSQVRTINKRMTQSQLELEVMLADLVLDCTDNFESREQVNQACFGSNKPLISGSAIGWKGQFIVFDYQKQKGCYHCLFPFSHHPKTTRCSDSGIIGPVVGTIGNLQALAAIQRISTGEFQVATHQLKLFDGQTMNWQNLCVTQDIECPVCCTSTVNYLEEETQ; the protein is encoded by the coding sequence ATGCTGAGTGATTTCGAATTCATTCGTTATCAACGACAAATCGCACTGCCTGAAGTGGGTGAGCAAGGGCAACGCAATCTATTAGATAGCCATGTGTTGGTCATTGGTTGTGGTGGCTTAGGCAATGCAGCAGCTCTCTATCTTGCGGCTTCCGGTGTCGGAAAAATCGTGTTGGTTGATGATGACTGTGTGGATTCGTCCAACCTTCAACGACAAGTTGCGTTCAAGGAAAGCCAGTTAGGTTCGCCTAAGGTCGAAGCTCTGAAGCAACAACTGAGTGAGCTTAATGGTCGAAGCCAAGTCAGAACCATCAATAAGCGAATGACTCAAAGCCAACTTGAGCTTGAGGTGATGCTCGCTGATTTGGTGTTGGATTGTACTGACAACTTTGAGTCGCGCGAGCAGGTTAACCAAGCATGTTTCGGCAGTAATAAACCTTTGATTTCTGGTTCTGCAATCGGCTGGAAAGGTCAGTTTATTGTCTTTGATTATCAGAAGCAGAAAGGGTGTTATCACTGTTTGTTCCCCTTCAGTCATCATCCGAAAACGACACGTTGTAGCGATAGCGGCATCATCGGCCCAGTTGTTGGCACCATAGGCAACCTCCAAGCACTGGCAGCGATTCAACGTATTAGTACTGGCGAGTTCCAGGTTGCAACACATCAGCTCAAACTGTTTGATGGTCAGACGATGAACTGGCAAAACTTATGTGTCACTCAAGATATTGAATGCCCCGTTTGCTGCACATCTACAGTTAACTATTTAGAAGAAGAAACCCAATGA
- the thiC gene encoding phosphomethylpyrimidine synthase ThiC: MSSSRKQARLSAKTNIDSLTCQPYPNSKKAYIQGSREDIQVPVREISLADSLVGGTKKEPVFEPNAPIHVYDTSGVYTDPTHEIDLYSGLPKLREQWIAERGDTELLDDVSSVYTKERLEDETLDDLRYGNLPKIRRATRDQCVTQLHYARQGIITPEMEYIAIRENMGRQKFADEQLNHQHPGHNFGANLPKEITPEFVRKEVAEGRAIIPSNINHPESEPMIIGRNFLVKVNANIGNSSVSSSIEEEVEKLVWSTRWGGDTVMDLSTGRNIHETREWILRNSPVPIGTVPMYQALEKVNGVAEDLNWEVMRDTLIEQAEQGVDYFTIHAGLLLRYVPMTAKRVTGIVSRGGSIIAKWCLAHHQESFLYTHFREICEICAKYDVALSLGDGLRPGSIADANDEAQFSELRTLGELTKVAWEYDVQVIIEGPGHVPMHLIKENMDEQLEHCHEAPFYTLGPLTTDIAPGYDHITSGIGAAMIGWYGCAMLCYVTPKEHLGLPNKEDVKTGLITYKLAAHAADLAKGHPGAQIRDNALSKARFEFRWEDQFNLALDPEMARSFHDETLPQESGKVAHFCSMCGPKFCSMKISQEVREYAKDTEQVAADQAIEIKMLDNPLEGMRQKSQEFRDTGSELYHLAVGAKEAQLEE; encoded by the coding sequence ATGTCGTCAAGTCGAAAACAAGCGCGTTTGAGTGCAAAAACAAACATTGACTCTCTTACCTGCCAACCTTATCCAAATTCAAAAAAAGCTTACATCCAAGGATCTCGAGAGGACATTCAAGTCCCAGTACGAGAAATTTCACTAGCAGATAGCCTTGTGGGTGGTACCAAAAAAGAGCCTGTATTCGAACCTAATGCGCCAATTCATGTATACGACACCTCTGGTGTTTATACTGACCCTACGCACGAAATTGACCTTTACAGTGGCCTTCCTAAGTTACGAGAGCAATGGATTGCAGAGCGTGGTGATACCGAACTGTTAGACGATGTAAGTTCTGTTTATACCAAAGAGCGTTTAGAAGATGAAACTCTAGACGATCTTCGTTACGGTAATCTGCCTAAAATTCGTCGCGCGACTAGAGACCAATGTGTCACTCAGCTGCACTATGCTCGTCAGGGGATTATCACTCCAGAGATGGAGTACATTGCGATACGTGAGAACATGGGACGTCAGAAGTTTGCTGATGAGCAGCTGAACCATCAACATCCTGGTCATAACTTTGGTGCAAACCTGCCCAAAGAAATCACCCCTGAGTTCGTGCGTAAGGAGGTCGCTGAAGGCCGAGCGATTATCCCGTCAAACATCAACCACCCTGAATCCGAGCCGATGATTATTGGCCGAAACTTCTTAGTGAAAGTGAACGCCAATATCGGTAACTCTTCAGTAAGCTCTTCGATTGAAGAAGAAGTTGAGAAGCTAGTCTGGTCGACTCGCTGGGGTGGCGATACCGTGATGGACCTGTCTACTGGTCGTAATATTCACGAGACTCGCGAATGGATCCTACGTAATAGCCCTGTGCCAATTGGTACGGTCCCTATGTATCAAGCGCTTGAAAAAGTGAACGGCGTTGCAGAAGATCTTAACTGGGAAGTGATGCGTGATACCTTGATTGAACAAGCAGAGCAGGGGGTTGATTACTTTACTATCCACGCAGGTTTATTGCTTCGTTACGTTCCTATGACCGCTAAGCGTGTGACTGGCATTGTCTCTCGTGGTGGTTCTATCATCGCGAAATGGTGTCTTGCTCACCACCAAGAAAGCTTCCTTTATACTCACTTCCGTGAGATCTGTGAGATCTGTGCGAAGTACGATGTCGCTCTGTCACTGGGTGATGGTCTACGTCCGGGTTCGATTGCGGATGCGAATGATGAAGCTCAATTTTCTGAATTACGTACGCTGGGTGAGTTAACTAAGGTTGCTTGGGAATACGACGTGCAGGTGATAATTGAAGGTCCTGGACATGTGCCAATGCACTTAATTAAAGAGAACATGGACGAGCAGTTAGAGCATTGCCATGAAGCACCTTTCTATACTTTAGGTCCATTGACTACCGATATTGCCCCTGGTTATGACCACATTACCTCTGGAATTGGCGCCGCCATGATTGGTTGGTACGGCTGTGCGATGCTCTGTTATGTCACCCCTAAAGAGCATCTAGGCTTACCAAACAAAGAAGATGTGAAGACTGGCCTGATTACTTACAAGCTGGCTGCACACGCTGCAGACTTGGCTAAAGGACATCCGGGTGCACAAATCCGAGATAACGCGTTATCAAAGGCACGTTTCGAATTCCGTTGGGAAGACCAATTCAACCTAGCTCTTGATCCGGAAATGGCGCGGTCTTTCCATGATGAAACCTTACCGCAAGAGTCGGGCAAGGTTGCTCACTTCTGCTCAATGTGTGGCCCTAAATTCTGCTCAATGAAGATCTCTCAAGAAGTTCGAGAGTACGCGAAAGACACCGAACAAGTGGCTGCTGATCAGGCTATCGAGATTAAGATGCTAGATAATCCGTTGGAAGGGATGCGTCAGAAATCACAAGAGTTTCGTGATACTGGTTCTGAACTTTATCACCTTGCAGTAGGCGCAAAAGAAGCTCAATTAGAGGAATAA
- a CDS encoding voltage-gated chloride channel family protein, whose amino-acid sequence MAHPLHQNPKNLYQVLRWSLLIVPVALLVGSFNAFFLWLLSEATESRINTPWLIYLLPIAGLLIVYSYRNWGKNSAGGNNLIMDEIHQAGDGVPVRMGPLVLFTTVITHLFGGSAGREGTAVQIGGATTDWLAKIFKLSDVDRRMMLIAGVAAGFSSIFGTPFTGAIFALEVLFIGRIKFNAIIPSLLAAILANVVATAWGAHHTHYLIDYKEVSTIFGHAIDIDLLLMAKVIVAAIGFGLAGYLFGELTHGFKDLFSATLKNPYLIVVTGGLVVIGLTHLLGNYDYIGLGVYPSREGGVSITSAFSAGGAEWYSWLVKLVLTAITLAAGYKGGEVTPLFFVGATLGNFLAWVMGAPVDLFAALGFLAVFAAATNTPLACTIMGVELFGSTYLPYFALACYTAYYFSGHTGIYSSQRVAVSKTLDHSRDHDGLNKIGSYRDLNASHIKRLSKKLTKKN is encoded by the coding sequence ATGGCACACCCTCTCCACCAAAACCCTAAAAACTTGTATCAAGTGTTACGTTGGTCTTTATTGATCGTACCTGTCGCTCTACTTGTTGGTTCATTTAATGCCTTTTTCTTGTGGTTGCTATCTGAGGCAACCGAAAGTCGTATTAATACCCCCTGGCTTATTTATCTACTGCCAATTGCAGGTTTATTGATTGTTTATAGTTATCGTAATTGGGGTAAAAACTCTGCGGGTGGCAATAACCTTATAATGGATGAGATTCACCAAGCTGGTGATGGAGTCCCTGTACGTATGGGGCCTTTGGTTTTATTTACTACTGTCATTACTCATTTGTTCGGCGGGTCTGCGGGCAGAGAAGGGACAGCTGTTCAGATTGGTGGTGCGACGACAGATTGGTTAGCAAAAATATTTAAACTATCAGATGTTGATCGAAGAATGATGCTTATCGCAGGCGTTGCGGCTGGATTTTCATCCATTTTCGGGACTCCTTTCACTGGTGCCATTTTTGCTCTTGAAGTTCTATTTATAGGTCGAATTAAATTCAATGCCATTATTCCGTCTTTACTTGCTGCTATCCTTGCTAACGTAGTTGCTACTGCTTGGGGGGCACATCATACACATTACCTTATTGATTATAAGGAAGTGAGTACCATATTTGGTCATGCTATTGATATCGATTTATTGCTTATGGCAAAAGTAATTGTTGCTGCTATTGGGTTTGGGTTAGCTGGGTATTTGTTTGGTGAATTAACGCATGGTTTCAAAGATTTATTCTCTGCAACGCTGAAGAACCCATATTTAATAGTTGTTACTGGTGGTTTAGTGGTTATCGGCCTTACTCATTTACTAGGAAACTATGATTACATTGGTCTTGGTGTTTACCCAAGTAGAGAAGGTGGGGTGAGTATCACGTCGGCTTTTTCAGCGGGAGGAGCTGAGTGGTACAGTTGGTTAGTAAAATTGGTGCTAACAGCGATCACGTTGGCTGCTGGCTATAAGGGGGGAGAGGTTACACCTTTATTCTTTGTTGGGGCTACACTCGGTAACTTTTTAGCTTGGGTTATGGGCGCTCCAGTCGATCTATTTGCTGCGTTAGGCTTTTTAGCGGTCTTTGCTGCAGCAACCAATACACCATTAGCTTGTACAATCATGGGAGTGGAGTTGTTCGGTTCTACTTATTTGCCATATTTTGCACTAGCATGCTATACCGCCTATTACTTTAGTGGGCATACTGGTATTTACTCTTCTCAGCGTGTTGCTGTTTCTAAAACATTAGATCATAGTCGAGACCATGATGGTCTAAATAAAATAGGCTCTTACCGAGATTTGAATGCATCACATATTAAGAGATTAAGTAAGAAGCTGACTAAAAAAAATTAG
- the thiS gene encoding sulfur carrier protein ThiS, with protein MSNITISINEQPEQVAQSSSLADIIQALSLPDLGCVFAINNAVVPRSQWQQTVVNEGDAISLFQAIAGG; from the coding sequence ATGAGCAACATAACGATCTCTATCAATGAGCAACCAGAACAGGTTGCACAATCGTCGTCTCTAGCGGATATCATCCAAGCGCTCTCATTGCCCGATCTAGGTTGTGTCTTTGCTATCAATAATGCGGTTGTCCCGCGTAGTCAGTGGCAACAAACGGTCGTCAATGAAGGCGATGCTATCTCTCTTTTCCAAGCCATTGCAGGAGGCTAA